A genomic window from Silene latifolia isolate original U9 population chromosome 11, ASM4854445v1, whole genome shotgun sequence includes:
- the LOC141611618 gene encoding caffeoyl-CoA O-methyltransferase 1, with protein MADNNGQNTKQEEPQAQVTRHSEVGHKSLLQSDDLYQYILETSVYPREPEPMKELREITAKHPWNLMTTSADEGQFLSMLLKLINAKNTMEIGVYTGYSLLATALALPEDGKILAMDINRENYELGLPVIQKAGVAHKIDFKEGPALPELDLLLEDPKNHGSLDFAFVDADKDNYWNYHKRLIDLVKVGGVIGYDNTLWNGSLVLPADAPMRKYVRYYRDFVLQFNKDIAADPRVEICQLPVGDGITLCRRVS; from the exons ATGGCTGATAATAATGGTCAAAACACCAAACAAGAAGAGCCACAAGCTCAAGTTACTAGACATTCTGAGGTTGGACACAAGAGTCTTCTTCAAAGTGATGATCTCTACCAG TATATCCTTGAGACAAGTGTGTACCCAAGGGAACCAGAGCCCATGAAGGAGCTTAGAGAAATTACCGCCAAGCATCCATG GAATCTTATGACAACATCTGCAGATGAAGGGCAATTCTTGAGCATGTTGCTTAAGTTGATTAATGCAAAAAACACCATGGAAATTGGTGTTTACACTGGTTATTCACTTCTTGCTACTGCTCTTGCTCTTCCTGAAGATGGCAAG ATTTTGGCAATGGATATAAACAGAGAGAACTATGAATTAGGTTTGCCAGTGATCCAAAAAGCTGGTGTTGCCCACAAAATTGATTTCAAAGAAGGCCCAGCTTTGCCTGAATTGGATCTCTTACTTGAGGAT CCAAAGAACCATGGATCATTAGACTTTGCCTTTGTTGATGCTGACAAAGACAACTACTGGAACTACCACAAGAGGTTGATTGACCTAGTCAAGGTTGGTGGAGTTATTGGGTATGATAACACCCTATGGAATGGTTCCCTGGTCCTTCCCGCGGATGCCCCTATGAGGAAGTATGTTAGGTACTACAGGGACTTTGTGTTGCAGTTCAACAAAGACATTGCAGCCGATCCAAGGGTCGAGATTTGCCAGCTCCCTGTTGGAGATGGGATCACCCTGTGCCGTCGTGTTAGCTGA